In the Gemmatimonadaceae bacterium genome, one interval contains:
- a CDS encoding putative glycoside hydrolase, whose translation MFRAPLFAAFPLVVAMASSACDQRAAAADSRVAGPPVPERVGPAENDAAAKDTVRRVTHMPMPRIVRGLYVNRWAAVGAKMNQMIDLAKTTEINALVIDVKDDRGFVLYRSRVPLAREIGADTNSPMSAARVRAMLDSMRAHNIYAIARIVVVKDPLLADKKRELAIKRRSDMQPWLDKNGKPWLDPHQRAVWQYAADLGREAWDLGFSEVQLDYVRFPDENRMHREVVFPLAQGRIRARVIRDQLGFTRGLLRANGIPMTIDVFGLTATDSTDMGIGQKWELFVDMADAVLPMNYPSHFAPGTYKLANPNARPYATIDNAMKDVTRRTAPIKGAGRIIPWYQDFTLGAPRYGIAEVRAQIQAGYDNGYYDWVLWNPGSRYTVAALRPKSALEEGLRSLTADSIRRAATARRADSARRADSARASPGQ comes from the coding sequence ATGTTCCGCGCTCCCCTTTTTGCTGCTTTTCCCCTCGTCGTGGCGATGGCGTCGTCCGCCTGTGATCAGCGCGCCGCCGCCGCCGACTCGCGCGTCGCCGGCCCGCCCGTCCCGGAGCGTGTCGGCCCCGCCGAGAACGACGCCGCCGCGAAGGACACGGTCCGCCGCGTAACGCACATGCCCATGCCGCGGATCGTCCGCGGGCTGTACGTCAATCGTTGGGCCGCGGTCGGCGCCAAGATGAATCAGATGATCGATCTCGCGAAGACGACCGAGATCAACGCCCTCGTGATCGACGTCAAGGACGACCGCGGCTTCGTCCTGTACCGCTCGCGCGTGCCGCTCGCGCGCGAGATCGGCGCCGACACGAACTCGCCGATGAGCGCGGCGCGCGTGCGCGCGATGCTCGACTCGATGCGCGCGCACAACATCTACGCGATCGCGAGAATCGTCGTGGTGAAGGACCCGCTGCTCGCCGACAAGAAGCGCGAGCTCGCCATCAAGCGGCGGTCCGACATGCAGCCGTGGCTCGACAAGAACGGGAAGCCGTGGCTCGACCCGCACCAGCGCGCGGTCTGGCAGTACGCGGCCGACCTCGGCAGGGAAGCGTGGGACCTCGGCTTCAGCGAAGTGCAGCTCGACTACGTCCGCTTCCCGGACGAGAACCGGATGCATCGCGAGGTTGTCTTCCCGCTCGCGCAGGGACGAATCCGCGCGCGGGTGATCCGCGACCAGCTCGGCTTCACGCGCGGGCTGCTGCGGGCCAACGGCATCCCGATGACGATCGACGTGTTCGGCCTCACGGCCACGGACAGCACCGACATGGGGATCGGGCAGAAGTGGGAGCTGTTCGTGGACATGGCCGACGCGGTGCTGCCGATGAACTATCCGTCGCACTTCGCGCCCGGCACGTACAAGCTCGCCAACCCGAACGCGCGGCCGTACGCGACCATCGACAACGCGATGAAGGACGTGACCCGGCGCACCGCTCCAATAAAGGGCGCGGGCCGTATCATCCCGTGGTACCAGGATTTCACGCTGGGTGCGCCGCGGTACGGAATCGCGGAAGTGCGCGCGCAGATCCAGGCGGGCTACGACAACGGCTACTATGATTGGGTTCTGTGGAATCCGGGATCGCGCTACACGGTCGCGGCGTTGCGGCCGAAGTCGGCGCTCGAGGAAGGGCTGCGCAGTCTCACCGCCGATTCGATCCGGCGAGCCGCTACCGCGAGAAGAGCCGACTCCGCGCGCCGCGCGGACTCGGCGCGGGCGTCACCCGGACAGTAG